TTTACCACTGCTCTAATCACTGCATTAAGTCCGGGGCAATCTCCTCCTCCGGTGGCAACTAAAACTCTTTTCATATACTTTATATGTTTGTTATAAAACGTTCATTGCTTGGTTCACATTTTTTTCCAGCTTACAAAAGTAGCTTTTTGTCTCTAAATCGATAAAAAATGACAAATTAAATTTTAAAATTTTATATTTGTAATTCGTTGATAATAAGTTTTGTAACATTTAAAGAAATAGCCATGAGATCAATGTTAAAACGATTGCGCTCCTCCTACACCGGCCTTGGTTTCGCAATTTTGCTTGCTACTTTCGTGCTCTTTTCTTCCTGTAATAATACAGGAAACAATCAACCTGCACAAAAGTTTCAGGTTGCTCATCCAGAATGGTCATACAATGCAACCATTTATGAAGTAAACCTTAGGCAGTATACTCCAAGTGGCACCTTGACTGAGTTCAAGAGCCATATACCTGAATTGAAAAAACTTGGTGTAAAGATTATCTGGTTTATGCCAATATATCCCATTGGAGAAGTTAACCGCAAGGGATCCCTCGGTAGCTATTATTCTGTAAAGGATTACATGAAAGTTAATCCAGAGTTTGGCACCATGGAAGAGTTTAAGGATGTGGTTAAAATACTGCACGAAAATGGCATGAAGGTGATCCTTGACTGGGTTGCTAATCACACATCACAGGATAATGCTCTAATTACTGAGCATCCCGACTGGTATAAGCATGACTCCACCGGAAAGATTGTTTCTCCCTTTGACTGGACGGACGTGGCTCAGCTCGATTACTCGAAGCCTGAACTGCAAAAGTATATGATAGGGGCCATGAAGTATTGGCTAACAGAGGCTGATGTTGATGGATTCCGCTGCGATGTAGCAGGAATGGTGCCAACGCCATTCTGGAATAAAGCTCGTGCAGAGTTTGATAAGGTAAAACCCGTATTTATGCTTGCCGAAGCGGAACAGCCCGATTTGCAGGAATACGCTTTTGACATGACCTATTCTTGGGAATTTCACCACATTATGAACGCCATTGCTCAGGGGAAGGATTCTATTCCGCAGCTTGACTCTTGCTTCCAAAAGGAGCTGGTAACCTACCCTAAGAATGCTTTTCGTATGCGCTTTATTACCAACCATGATGAGAACAGCTGGAATGGCTCTGAGTTTGAACGGATGGGCGATGCGGTTAAGGCTATGGCTGCTCTTACCTTTGTGGTTCCCGGTATGCCTTTGATTTATAGTGGGCAGGAGGTCGGAATGCATAAAAGACTGCGCTTTTTTGATAAGGATACCATTAATTGGCCCAATAATGAATGGTTTCCGTTCTATCAAAAGTTAGTTGAGCTCAAAGCTACCAATCCAGCACTACTGTGTGGAGAAAAGGGTGCAGATATGTTCCGTATAAAGTCGGCAAACAGTAAGATTTACGCTTTTACACGTGAAAATGAACAAGGGAAGGTGCTGGCTATTTTCAATTTCAGCAAAAATAAACAATCCTTTACCTTGGATAATGAAGCATTGGCTGGCCATTATGTCGACCTGTTTGCAGATAAGGCAACGGAAATAGATATTCCCGCAAAGGCTGACTTTACCCTTGGCCCATGGGGCTTCTTAATTTACGTTAAGAAATAGTTTGCATTGATATTGATTGCTTAAGGGGGATGCATTTGTGTCCCCTTTTTTTGTGGATTTCAAAAACTGGAATTGGGTAGATTTCAAAAAATAGTGTTCTACAGCATTTTGTCCAGCAAAACATAAAGGTAATGATGTTGTTTGGTCTAATAAATCGTATCGGTTTTATATTTTTGTATGCTGAATTGTATATTCGTGCATTTGGGCAACGATAATTTTTAAAAGTAATATACTACAGATGACACCACTTAACGTTAAAGGTAAAGTTCATTGGATTGGAGTGAACGACAGGAGAAAGCACCTGTTCGAAAATATGTGGCCTTTGGATAATGGCGTTGCATACAACTGTTACATGATTCTTGATGGGCAAACAGCATTGGTAGACACAGTAGAGCTGCGATCGGGCGGTAATTTTGTTTCAAAGGTGGAAGGTTTATTGAAGGGTAGAACGCTCGATTATCTAATTATTAACCACATGGAGCCCGACCATTCTGGAGAGATTAGATCCATAATTGAAAGGTATCCATCAGTAATGCTGGTTGGCAACCTCAAAACTTTCAAAATAGTGGAAGCATACTGGGGAATCAAGGAGAATCTTTATATGGTGGAGGATGGTCATACGCTCGACTTGGGTTACCATAAGCTCAAATTTGTTATAACTCCTTGGGTGCACTGGCCCGAAACAATGATGACATTTGATGAAACCGATGGCATTCTATTTTCCGGTGATGCGTTTGGTTCGTTCGGCACCTTAGATGGTGGAGTTTTTGACGATGAAATCAACTTCGATTTTTACGAGGATGAAATGCGTCGCTACTACTCCAACATTGTTGGAAAATATAGCAATATGGTGCAAAAGGCATTTAAAAAGTTGGAAGGCGTTCCCGTAAAGGCCGTTTGCCCGACTCATGGCCCGGTTTGGCGCACTAACCCTGAAAAAGTTCTTGGCCTCTACGATAAGTGGAGCAAATATGAAACGGAGGAGGGAGTGGTAATAATTTATGCTTCCATGTATGGTTCAACGGAGGAACTAGCCGATCATATTGCACGTCAACTGGTGGAAAATGGAATTATGAACGTCCGAGTTTTTGACGTTTCCAAGACACACATTTCTCACTTGATAAATGCAATCTGGAAATATAAGGGCGTAATACTTGGAAGCGTCGCTTACAATTCCGAGATGTTCCCTCTCATGGAGCAGTTAACTAGGGAGTTGGAACACATGGCTGTTAAGGATCATCTCTTGGGTATTTTTGGCTCATATAGCTGGAATGGTGGTGGAGCTAGAAGTTTGTTTAAATTTTCAGAGAATATTGAATGGGAGCTTGTTGCTGAACCGGTAGATATATATGGTATGCCAAACGAAGAAAAGTTAGATAGGTGTAGTTCCGTTGCAGCTGGTATGGCCAATAGGTTAAAAGCATTGCGCAAATAGGTTCCAATATACATTATCTATTGTATCATGGCTGATTTTATAAATATTCCTTTAGGAGTTACTTTTGAGTCGTCGCAGCTAGTAACCGAAAATGATTCGGCAAAAAGATACGGCTCAGGTATGGTAGATGTTTTTGCAACGCCAGCAATGATTGCGCTAATGAAAAATGCCTGTTTGAATGCAGTTGCTCCTTTTCTTCCTGTAGGTTATGGAACTGTAGGGGTGGAGGTTAATGTTACTCATACAAAGCCAACACCAATAGGCGGTCATGTGGTGTGCAAGGCATCCCTTGTAAGTGTTGATGGCCGAAGGCTTCAGTTTGAAGTCATTGCCAATGATGATGATGGAGAAATAGGGAAGGGGAGCCATAGTCGATTCATTGTCGATATGGATAAGTTTTTACAAAAACTTAAAAAATAATTAGATTAGACTAATGGCAGGTATCGTTTCCTGCCATTTTTGTATATTTAAGAACAAAAAAATGCATCTGAATAATCCAATTACTCTTCTCTTGTTTATAATTGGGTGTTGCATAAGGCATATATCCACCCTTTAACAATAAAACCGGAACATGGAAAAACAGTCATTTTTTGGTCACGAAATATATACAGTTCACTCTTCATCTGTGGATTTTTCGAAGAGGTTATCTGCAGTGGCATTGCTGGAGCTCTTTCAGGAAAGCGCCTGCCAGCATTCCGATAGTCTGGGCATCGGTCGCAATTATTTAAACGATAAGGGCTTATTCTGGGCTTTAAGCCGCATTACCATTGAGCTAGGGAAAATGCCAGAACGAGGAGATGAGGTTGTGGTAAAAACCTGGCCAAAGGCTATGGACTCTGTTTTCTCCTATCGTGATTTTTTGTTGCTCAACACGAAAGACGAAGAAGTTCCTTTGGCTAAGGCCACTTCAGTTTATGTTCTTCTGGATACTGCCGCTCGGCGTCCTCAAAATATTGAACCCTATACCGCTTCTGTTCCACTTGTTACTAGTGAAAATGCTATTGAAGCCCGACCTGATAAAATTGATGCCTTGCCCTGTGCCTGGAATTACTCCAAGGGAGTTGTTCGATACGGTGACATCGATATGAATGGTCAAGTTAATGTCATTAAATATTTGGAGTGGATTTTAGATAGCTACAACTGGGAACATCATCAAAGTAATATTCTCGAAAAGGTTGAACTTAACTATATTGCAGATGCAATCTGTGGCGAAGCGTATGTGGTTAATATGGCCTCAAAGGGTAGGGGAGTTTATCTTAACAATGTAGTTAGAGAGGAAGACCAGAAGGAATTAGTTCGAGCAAGAATTCATTGGGCAACGCGTTAAATACCTATATAGTATGCAACTATCACCTTCCGACCTTGACCAACTTAAGCAAAATGGTATTTCACCAGAAAAACTTGAAACCCAGCTAACCAATTTCGAAAAAGGATTTCCTTTTATGGAAATAGTGGCTCCTGCTACTGTTGGCAATGGTATAATGTTCATTAACGATTCAGAACGAGTAAAATCTATTGAGCGTTACAAACGCTATGATGGTGCTAGGCTGAAATTTGTTCCTGCGTCGGGTGCAGCAACCAGAATGTTTAAAGACTTGTTTGAATGCCTTGATGAAATAAAGAAGAAAGGACGAGCTTTGTTTGACGATAGGTCGTTCAACTCAGCATATGCCTTCTTTGAGCAGATTCGCAACTTTGCTTTCTTCCCAGAGTTAGCCAAGAATTTAAGAATAAAGGGTTATGCGGTGGACACATTGTTGGAGCAAAAAAAGTATGGTACCATTCTGGAAGTGTTGCTAAATAAGGATGGAATGAATTACGGAACGCTGCCCAAGGGATTGCTGAAGTTTCATTTCTACGGCGATACGGTCCGAACAGCCGTAGAGGAGCACTTGGTTGAGGGTGCACTTTATGCACGCGAATCTTCCGGTAGCGTATCAATTCACCTCACTGTATCGCCGGAGCATATTGAAGGCTTTACGCATAAACTTAAGGAGATTACTGCATTCTATGAAAATAAGTTTGGGGTCTCCTACCGAGTTTCGTTCTCGGTTCAGAAGAAATCTACCGACACCATTGCTGTTGATGTGGAAAATAACCCCTTCAGAGAGCCCAATGGACAAATGCTTTTTCGACCTGGAGGCCATGGTGCACTGCTCGATAACCTAAACGATCTTATTGAGCCATTAATTTTTATAAAAAACATTGACAACATTGTTCCTGACCATTTAAAGGCCGAAACGGTCGATTATAAGATGGTAATTGCTGGATTGCTTTTGGAGGTAAAGGAATTGGTACATTCCATACAGCAAAAAGTTTCTAGCAATGAGTTTGCTGAATCAGAGTTAGCGAAAGCACAACAAACTCTGCTTCACCGATATTTTATAAAGCTACCAGATCGGTCTGATTATAAAAATTCCAATTTGTGGGCAAATGCCTTAGTCGAGTTCCTCGATAAGCCAATTCGAGTATGCGGTATGGTCCGAAATGAAGGGGAACCTGGTGGTGGACCTTTTTGGGTAAAGTCGAAAGATGGTCACCTTTCTCTTCAAATAGTGGAGAGTTCACAAATTGATCTCAAAAACAGCAGTCAAAAGGTGATGTTTTCTCGTTCCACCCATTTTAACCCAGTGGACATCGTTTGTTGGACTTACAATTTTGAAAATACGAAGTTCGACCTCAAGCAATTTAGCGATCCGGAAACTGGGTTTATTGCCCAGAAGTCAAAGGATGGGAGAATTCTTAAGGCACAAGAACTTCCTGGCCTATGGAATGGCTCAATGGCTCAATGGCTAACCCTTTTCGTTGAAGTACCATTAATTACATTCAACCCCGTGAAATCCGTAAATGATCTTTTGCGGCCCGAGCATCAGCCAAATCCGCAAAATTAGGATAAGTAATATTCATTGGTTAACGATTTGTTAACAAACAAATTATATTGGACTAAGAATTAAGTAACATGGCTCCCTTACATTTGATGCATTAATTACATCGAATTGAAAAACCTAAAAAGCCATGAAGAACACTTACAAAGTTTTGTTCCTTTCCATGTTACTTGCAGTGTCAGTATCATTAGCTGCTGAGAACACCGATAAGAAGGTAAATACCGATGCCACGAGTTCTTCAACCTGTTCAATTTCAGGTCAAGTATTAGATCAAACCACTGGTGAGGCCCTTGCAGGGGTTGCTGTAAAAGTTGCTGGTACCGACAAGGTTACCTATACCGATTTTGATGGCAAGTTTGCTTTTGTTGGTTTAGGGCAAGGAGAATATACCTTGGAGTCTTCGCTTATCTCCTATGAAAAAGGGCTTCTAAATAGTTTTGAAATCAATGCTGGCGAAGTAAAAAGTGTTGAAATTTCACTGAATAAGTCGAAATAACTTTCTTTCTATTGAAAGGCGTGCAGCGAGTTCATAACATGAATTCGCTTTGCTATTCTAGGGACTGAGTATTGGTGCGTGTTCTATTGAAAATCGTCGAAGGATATCTGATGTCCTCCAGAAATAGCCCAAGCGCAGGCGCTGAGGTACTTGCTGCTCCACGATTCTTCTCCTCCGCGATTTCTATTAGCTGCTCAGGCGAAATTCTTCCGCGCCCCACATCTATAAGTGTACCAACAATTGCCCTAACCATGTTTCTCAGGAAGCGATCGGCGGTGATTGTGAATACTAGCAAATTTTCATTTTCTCTATGCCAGTGCGCTTTGTAAACCTTGCAAATGTTCGTTTTGTTATCGGAATGAAGTTTGGCAAAGCTCGTGAAATCATTCATTTGTAGCAGCAAATCAGCAGCAATATTCATTTTGTTTTCGTCAACATGCTGGGAAAAATAGTAGGCGAATCCACTATTAAAAGGATTTTTGTAATGGGAAAGGTAGTAACGGTATGTACGCTCAACGGCATCGAATCGTGCATGTGCATTTGGGGAAACGGGCGAAATGCTAAAAACAGCTATACTGCTTGGAAGAATTTTATTTAGCTGATACTTTGCTTTTTCTAGATCAATATCTGTTGCCGAAGCATTAAAATGAGCTACAAAATAGCTGGCATGCACACCTGCATCGGTCCTACCACAGCCTACAGTTTCAACACCTTCCCGAAATATTGTGGAAAGTTTGCCATTTAAAACTTGCTGCACCCCCATACCGTTTAGCTGCGCTTGCCAGCCAACATACTCTGATCCATCGAAAGAAAGCTCAATGAAATACCGCCCCATTGTTCTGATTGATATAGTTGTGGTAAAATTACATAATTAGGACTAGACACCTTCACTTAAGAACCATGCAAAGTTAAAAAATCACAAAAGGCTTCATTATTCTGCGTGTTTAATGCTTTTTAACTGTCGTTAACACCAATAAGTAGTTAATAATTGCAAATTTGTAATCGTTATAATTAAATCCTTAGAATTCTCAGCATTATGGGAGAAATGGTTAACATTAAAGAGCTCAACGAACGCATTCAGCACGAAAGCTCGTTTGTTGATATTATTTCGATGGAAATGAACAAGGTGATTGTTGGACAAAAGCACCTTGTTGAAAGTTTAATGGTGGGGTTGCTCTCCGATGGGCATATTTTGCTCGAAGGTGTTCCCGGTCTAGCCAAAACTTTGGCGATAAAAACGTTGGCAAGTACAATTGATGCCAAGTTTAACCGAATCCAGTTTACCCCTGACTTGTTACCTGCTGACTTGATAGGTACGCTTATCTATAGCCAGAAACGGGAGGCATTTGAGGTTCGTAAAGGTCCAATTTTTGCCAATTTTATTCTTGCTGATGAAATTAACCGTTCTCCTGCAAAAGTGCAGAGTGCCTTACTTGAGGCGATGCAGGAACGACAGGTTACCATTGGTGAGCAAACTTTTAAATTGGAGGACCCATTTTTGGTTCTTGCCACTCAGAACCCGATCGAGCAGGAGGGAACTTACCCGCTTCCAGAAGCGCAGGTTGACCGTTTCATGATGAAGGTGAAAATTAGCTACCCGAAAAAGGAGGAGGAAAAGCTAATCATGAGGCAGAATTTGCTTAACAAATTTCCAACTGCAAATGCAGCTCTCAAAACGGAGGATATTGCAAGAGCTAAGAGTGTTGTTAAAGAGGTATACATGGATGAAAAAATTGAACGTTACATCCTGGATATTATCTTTGCTTCCCGTTATCCTAAGGAATATAACCTTAGCCGTTTGGAGGGAATGATTTCATATGGGGGCTCGCCTCGTGGTTCTATTTCACTTGCCTTGGCATCGAAGGCTTACGCTTTTATTAAGCGTAGAGGCTACGTTATTCCCGAAGATGTTAGGGCTGTTTGTGCCGATGTACTGAGGCATCGTATTGGTTTAACCTACGAAGCCGAGGCCGAAAACCTCACCAGTGACGATATTATATTTGAAATTCTAAATGCTGTTGAAGTTCCATAGTACTCTATTCTTGATTCTTTTTGGGTTAAGCTCCGGCATAACGTTGCCCTTGGCTGGTCAAAATTTTATTGGCTATTCAAAGACACAGATTCGAACGATGGTTCGGGATAGCCTTCCAGAATTTTACTTCGCTAAGGAAGTTATCAATGGCGATCGGAGCTTCCTGAAATTTGAGAATACTATGGAAGAGCAAACAGTGCTGTTCATTCTAAATCGTAAAGGTGTATGTATTGGGGTAAACCGTATGTATAACTTTGGTGAGAAGGATGCTGTGGAAAAGGAGCTCTCCTTAAAATACCGCAAGGTTTCAAAAAGTGAGTGGCGTTTCAAGCAACAAGGGAAGGAGTATGCCGCGATTCTTAAAGAGGATGAATGGTTTTTGAAGCTCATTATTAAACCTCGAAAAACAAATAAGAGTGGAAACAACTGAGCTATTAAAAAAGGTTCGAAAGATTGAAATTAAAACACGTGGTCTTTCGCATCATATATTTGCTGGTGAATACCATAGCGCCTTCAAGGGGCGTGGTATGACCTTTAGCGAGGTTAGAGAATACCAGTATGGGGATGATATTCGCAATATTGACTGGAATGTTACCGCTCGATTTAATGCGCCATTTGTTAAAGTTTTTGAAGAGGAGCGTGAGTTGACGGTTATGCTGTTGGTCGATGTTAGTGGATCAAGAATATTTGGATCTTCCCATCAACTCAAAAAAGGGTTAATGACTGAAATTGCTGCAGTACTATCATTTTCAGCCATTCAGAATAATGACAAAATTGGAATTATCTTTTTTAGCGATAAGGTTGAGAAATTCATTCCGCCTAAGAAGGGGCGCAAGCATATTCTACGAATTATTCGTGAGCTGATTGAGTTTACACCCGAAAGTAGTAACACCAACATTTCAGAAGCCTTACGTTTTTTAACCAATGGTATAAAAAAACGTTGTACGGCCTTTGTGCTTTCCGATTTTGTCGATTTTAAAGATGGCGAGCTACCAGCACCACGCTTCTTTGATGCACTACGAATTGCAAGCAATAAGCACGATGTCGTAGCCATTAGGGTATTCGATAACCGCGAGGCAGCACTTCCATCTGTAGGTTTGCTTAAGGTTAGAGATGCTGAAACGGGGCAGGAGCGTTGGATTGATACGGAGAGCTCTAGCGTTCGTGAGGGATACTCCCGGTGGTGGACCGATTCTAGCAGCTCAATTGGTGAAACCTTCTCCAAGTGTAAGGTCGATAATGTCACCATTTCCACTAGTGAAGATTACGTTAAGCCGTTGATTAAACTATTCAAGAAACGGTAAAAATGGTAGTTACCTGCAATATTAAAACGATGCAATTGTTGAAGAATATAGGACTATTAACACTTTTATTGAGTCTTTCCTTGGTTGGAGCGGCTCAGCAAAATCTGTCCTACAAAGCACTGCTCGATACTAACCATATTCTTATTGGTGACCAAGTTGCCTTGAGAATATTGGTGTCACAGTCAGCAAAAATGAAAGTTGGCTTTCCTATTTATAGGGATAGCATAGTTAGCGGAGTTGAAGTTTTGTCCGATTCCCCTGTTGATACTATTAAAAAGGATAGCGGTCAGGTATCTCTCGTCAAGACTTACTTGCTTACATCCTTCGATACCGGTTCATATACAATCCCAAACCTCAAACTTCTTATACTAATGGCTGGTGCACAGCCTGATACTATATCGCTTGAGAACCTCGTGCTTCATGTAAGCACAGTGGCAGTTGATACTACCAAAGGCGGCATTAAAGATATTAAGCCACCCTTTGGGGCTCCACTCACTTTTAGTGAGATTGCGCCATGGCTTTTTGGGGGATTAGGCATTGTTGCTTTGATTGGATTGATCATTTGGCTGGTTATTAGGAGGATGCAGAACAAACCACTTCTTTCAATGGTTAAACCAGATGAACCAGCAGATGTAATGGCTTTCCGTATGCTCGCCGATTTGAAAGAAAAAAAGCTTTGGCAGAATAATCATTTCAAACAATATCACTCTGAACTTACGGAAATACTTCGGGTATACATCTACAGGGTGTTTGGTGTAAACGCGCTGGAACAAACTAGCGACGAAATTTTACAAGCCATGGCTTCGAAAAAACTTTTAACGCCTGACATGTTGGACTCCCTGAGAACAATATTTACCACGGCCGATTTTACCAAATTTGCAAAATATACTCCGTCACCCGATGAAAACGAAAGTAGCATAACGCTGTCGGAGTTGTTTGTGGAGAAAACGCGACCTGCCGTTACCGTTCCTAAGGCTGAATCAAATCAGGTAGATCGAAATGCTGAAAACAAAGATTCTTCACCTTTAAATAGTAGCAACTAGCCATGGGAAGTTATCAATTTAGTAATCCTGGAGTTCTATATTTGCTGCTATTGCTTATACCAGCAGTAGTTTGGTATGTTTTGCGTCAAAAGGACCAGAATGCCACAGTGCAGCTATCTACCACATTAGGGCTAAGCAAAATAGGA
This sequence is a window from Williamwhitmania sp.. Protein-coding genes within it:
- a CDS encoding thioesterase family protein: MADFINIPLGVTFESSQLVTENDSAKRYGSGMVDVFATPAMIALMKNACLNAVAPFLPVGYGTVGVEVNVTHTKPTPIGGHVVCKASLVSVDGRRLQFEVIANDDDGEIGKGSHSRFIVDMDKFLQKLKK
- a CDS encoding AAA family ATPase, with translation MGEMVNIKELNERIQHESSFVDIISMEMNKVIVGQKHLVESLMVGLLSDGHILLEGVPGLAKTLAIKTLASTIDAKFNRIQFTPDLLPADLIGTLIYSQKREAFEVRKGPIFANFILADEINRSPAKVQSALLEAMQERQVTIGEQTFKLEDPFLVLATQNPIEQEGTYPLPEAQVDRFMMKVKISYPKKEEEKLIMRQNLLNKFPTANAALKTEDIARAKSVVKEVYMDEKIERYILDIIFASRYPKEYNLSRLEGMISYGGSPRGSISLALASKAYAFIKRRGYVIPEDVRAVCADVLRHRIGLTYEAEAENLTSDDIIFEILNAVEVP
- a CDS encoding carboxypeptidase-like regulatory domain-containing protein, with product MKNTYKVLFLSMLLAVSVSLAAENTDKKVNTDATSSSTCSISGQVLDQTTGEALAGVAVKVAGTDKVTYTDFDGKFAFVGLGQGEYTLESSLISYEKGLLNSFEINAGEVKSVEISLNKSK
- a CDS encoding DUF4301 family protein → MQLSPSDLDQLKQNGISPEKLETQLTNFEKGFPFMEIVAPATVGNGIMFINDSERVKSIERYKRYDGARLKFVPASGAATRMFKDLFECLDEIKKKGRALFDDRSFNSAYAFFEQIRNFAFFPELAKNLRIKGYAVDTLLEQKKYGTILEVLLNKDGMNYGTLPKGLLKFHFYGDTVRTAVEEHLVEGALYARESSGSVSIHLTVSPEHIEGFTHKLKEITAFYENKFGVSYRVSFSVQKKSTDTIAVDVENNPFREPNGQMLFRPGGHGALLDNLNDLIEPLIFIKNIDNIVPDHLKAETVDYKMVIAGLLLEVKELVHSIQQKVSSNEFAESELAKAQQTLLHRYFIKLPDRSDYKNSNLWANALVEFLDKPIRVCGMVRNEGEPGGGPFWVKSKDGHLSLQIVESSQIDLKNSSQKVMFSRSTHFNPVDIVCWTYNFENTKFDLKQFSDPETGFIAQKSKDGRILKAQELPGLWNGSMAQWLTLFVEVPLITFNPVKSVNDLLRPEHQPNPQN
- a CDS encoding FprA family A-type flavoprotein; this encodes MTPLNVKGKVHWIGVNDRRKHLFENMWPLDNGVAYNCYMILDGQTALVDTVELRSGGNFVSKVEGLLKGRTLDYLIINHMEPDHSGEIRSIIERYPSVMLVGNLKTFKIVEAYWGIKENLYMVEDGHTLDLGYHKLKFVITPWVHWPETMMTFDETDGILFSGDAFGSFGTLDGGVFDDEINFDFYEDEMRRYYSNIVGKYSNMVQKAFKKLEGVPVKAVCPTHGPVWRTNPEKVLGLYDKWSKYETEEGVVIIYASMYGSTEELADHIARQLVENGIMNVRVFDVSKTHISHLINAIWKYKGVILGSVAYNSEMFPLMEQLTRELEHMAVKDHLLGIFGSYSWNGGGARSLFKFSENIEWELVAEPVDIYGMPNEEKLDRCSSVAAGMANRLKALRK
- a CDS encoding alpha-amylase family glycosyl hydrolase; protein product: MRSMLKRLRSSYTGLGFAILLATFVLFSSCNNTGNNQPAQKFQVAHPEWSYNATIYEVNLRQYTPSGTLTEFKSHIPELKKLGVKIIWFMPIYPIGEVNRKGSLGSYYSVKDYMKVNPEFGTMEEFKDVVKILHENGMKVILDWVANHTSQDNALITEHPDWYKHDSTGKIVSPFDWTDVAQLDYSKPELQKYMIGAMKYWLTEADVDGFRCDVAGMVPTPFWNKARAEFDKVKPVFMLAEAEQPDLQEYAFDMTYSWEFHHIMNAIAQGKDSIPQLDSCFQKELVTYPKNAFRMRFITNHDENSWNGSEFERMGDAVKAMAALTFVVPGMPLIYSGQEVGMHKRLRFFDKDTINWPNNEWFPFYQKLVELKATNPALLCGEKGADMFRIKSANSKIYAFTRENEQGKVLAIFNFSKNKQSFTLDNEALAGHYVDLFADKATEIDIPAKADFTLGPWGFLIYVKK
- a CDS encoding DUF58 domain-containing protein, with amino-acid sequence METTELLKKVRKIEIKTRGLSHHIFAGEYHSAFKGRGMTFSEVREYQYGDDIRNIDWNVTARFNAPFVKVFEEERELTVMLLVDVSGSRIFGSSHQLKKGLMTEIAAVLSFSAIQNNDKIGIIFFSDKVEKFIPPKKGRKHILRIIRELIEFTPESSNTNISEALRFLTNGIKKRCTAFVLSDFVDFKDGELPAPRFFDALRIASNKHDVVAIRVFDNREAALPSVGLLKVRDAETGQERWIDTESSSVREGYSRWWTDSSSSIGETFSKCKVDNVTISTSEDYVKPLIKLFKKR
- a CDS encoding acyl-ACP thioesterase domain-containing protein gives rise to the protein MEKQSFFGHEIYTVHSSSVDFSKRLSAVALLELFQESACQHSDSLGIGRNYLNDKGLFWALSRITIELGKMPERGDEVVVKTWPKAMDSVFSYRDFLLLNTKDEEVPLAKATSVYVLLDTAARRPQNIEPYTASVPLVTSENAIEARPDKIDALPCAWNYSKGVVRYGDIDMNGQVNVIKYLEWILDSYNWEHHQSNILEKVELNYIADAICGEAYVVNMASKGRGVYLNNVVREEDQKELVRARIHWATR
- the truA gene encoding tRNA pseudouridine(38-40) synthase TruA translates to MGRYFIELSFDGSEYVGWQAQLNGMGVQQVLNGKLSTIFREGVETVGCGRTDAGVHASYFVAHFNASATDIDLEKAKYQLNKILPSSIAVFSISPVSPNAHARFDAVERTYRYYLSHYKNPFNSGFAYYFSQHVDENKMNIAADLLLQMNDFTSFAKLHSDNKTNICKVYKAHWHRENENLLVFTITADRFLRNMVRAIVGTLIDVGRGRISPEQLIEIAEEKNRGAASTSAPALGLFLEDIRYPSTIFNRTRTNTQSLE